A window of Vescimonas fastidiosa contains these coding sequences:
- the infB gene encoding translation initiation factor IF-2 codes for MGNIGNKYRVHEVAKDFGLPTKQITEILTQYAQTPKNHMQVLEDRELSLIFEYLTQHNPVSGIQVIFAEGMKPAEKKAEPAPEKKAEPKKEQGKAPAPKAEPAQKKPEAKPVQQSGQPMSRVPKTKVVDTSKATNINLAKYDEKLQDMADSRTGGGRRDQQQTQGKEKFRNSKQRRDGNFVSNKRKQEEADRLRRLRLEVIKKTPVTVQIPDEISVGELASRMKKTGAEVVKCLMKNGVMASLSQMIDFDTAAIIAEEMGCKVEKEVVVTIEEKLIDDHEDKAEDLVPRAPVVVVMGHVDHGKTSLLDYIRNAHVASGEAGGITQHIGAYQVMVNGKPITFLDTPGHEAFTSMRARGAMVTDIAILVVAAEDGIMPQTVESINHAKAAGIPIIVAINKMDKPEANPERIKQQLTEYGLVCEEWGGETIVCPISAKTGMGVDNLLEMLVLTAEVGELKANPNRAAQGTVIEARLDKGRGPVATLLVQNGTLHQGDIIIAGTSVGRVRAMVSDKGQKINSAGPSVPVEITGLSEAPSAGATFNAVADEKLARELVEQRKAEEKAKANAPVSKVSLEDLFSQIQAGEMKNLNLIVKADVQGSVEAVKASLEKLSNDEVRVRVIHGGVGAINESDVMLASTSQAIIVGFNVRPDAAARESAARANVDMRMYRVIYDAINEIEAAMKGMLAPKYREALLGHAEVRQTYKVSGVGTVAGCYVQDGKIQRKDCQVRLVRDGIVIHEGVLASLQRFKDQVKEVASGYECGMTIEKFNDIKEGDIIEAFTMEEIPQ; via the coding sequence TTGGGTAATATAGGGAACAAATACAGAGTGCATGAGGTGGCCAAGGACTTCGGCCTGCCCACCAAGCAGATCACGGAGATTTTGACGCAGTATGCGCAGACCCCCAAAAACCACATGCAGGTGCTGGAGGACAGAGAGCTGTCACTGATCTTTGAGTATCTGACCCAGCACAACCCGGTATCGGGCATCCAGGTGATCTTCGCCGAGGGGATGAAGCCTGCCGAGAAGAAGGCGGAGCCGGCCCCGGAGAAGAAGGCAGAGCCGAAGAAGGAGCAGGGCAAGGCCCCGGCTCCCAAGGCGGAGCCTGCCCAGAAAAAGCCGGAGGCGAAGCCGGTCCAGCAGTCCGGCCAGCCCATGAGCCGGGTGCCCAAGACCAAGGTGGTGGACACCAGCAAGGCCACCAACATTAACCTTGCCAAGTACGATGAAAAGCTGCAGGACATGGCCGACAGCCGCACCGGCGGCGGTCGCCGGGACCAGCAGCAGACCCAGGGCAAGGAGAAGTTCCGCAACAGCAAGCAGCGGCGGGACGGCAACTTTGTAAGCAACAAGCGCAAGCAGGAGGAGGCAGACCGTCTGCGCCGCCTGCGGCTGGAGGTTATTAAAAAGACCCCCGTTACCGTGCAGATCCCCGACGAGATCAGCGTGGGCGAGCTGGCCAGCCGGATGAAAAAGACCGGCGCCGAGGTGGTCAAGTGCCTGATGAAAAACGGCGTTATGGCTTCCCTGAGCCAGATGATCGACTTCGACACCGCCGCCATTATCGCTGAGGAAATGGGCTGCAAGGTAGAGAAAGAAGTCGTCGTTACCATCGAGGAAAAGCTCATTGACGACCACGAGGATAAGGCCGAGGATCTGGTGCCCCGGGCCCCGGTGGTGGTGGTTATGGGCCATGTAGACCACGGCAAGACCAGTTTGCTTGACTACATCCGCAACGCCCATGTGGCCAGCGGCGAGGCCGGCGGCATTACCCAGCATATCGGCGCTTACCAGGTGATGGTAAACGGAAAGCCCATCACCTTCCTGGATACTCCGGGCCACGAGGCCTTTACCTCCATGCGCGCCCGGGGCGCCATGGTCACGGACATCGCCATTCTGGTGGTGGCTGCCGAGGACGGCATCATGCCCCAGACCGTGGAGTCCATCAACCATGCCAAGGCCGCGGGGATCCCCATCATCGTGGCCATCAACAAGATGGATAAGCCCGAGGCCAACCCCGAGCGCATCAAGCAGCAGCTCACCGAGTACGGCCTGGTGTGCGAGGAGTGGGGCGGCGAGACCATTGTGTGCCCCATCTCCGCCAAGACGGGCATGGGCGTGGACAATCTGCTGGAAATGCTCGTTCTTACCGCTGAGGTGGGCGAGCTGAAGGCCAACCCCAACCGCGCCGCCCAGGGTACGGTTATCGAGGCAAGGCTCGATAAGGGCCGGGGCCCCGTGGCCACCCTGCTGGTGCAGAACGGAACCCTGCACCAGGGCGACATTATCATCGCCGGCACCAGCGTAGGCCGGGTGCGGGCCATGGTCAGCGACAAGGGACAGAAGATCAACTCCGCCGGACCCTCGGTGCCTGTGGAAATTACGGGCCTTTCGGAGGCTCCCTCCGCCGGCGCCACCTTCAACGCCGTGGCCGACGAAAAGCTGGCCCGGGAGCTGGTGGAGCAGCGCAAGGCCGAGGAAAAGGCCAAGGCAAACGCTCCGGTGAGCAAGGTGTCCCTGGAGGATCTGTTCAGCCAGATCCAGGCGGGCGAGATGAAGAATCTGAACCTCATTGTCAAGGCCGATGTTCAGGGCAGCGTGGAGGCTGTGAAGGCATCTCTGGAGAAGCTCTCCAACGACGAGGTGCGAGTGCGGGTGATCCACGGCGGCGTGGGCGCCATCAACGAATCCGATGTGATGCTGGCCTCCACCTCCCAGGCTATCATCGTGGGCTTCAATGTGCGGCCTGACGCGGCGGCGCGGGAGAGCGCGGCCCGGGCCAATGTGGATATGCGGATGTACCGGGTCATTTACGACGCCATCAATGAGATCGAGGCCGCTATGAAGGGTATGCTGGCCCCCAAGTATCGGGAGGCCCTGCTGGGCCACGCCGAGGTGCGCCAGACCTACAAGGTCTCTGGCGTGGGCACCGTGGCGGGCTGCTATGTCCAGGACGGCAAGATCCAGCGCAAGGACTGCCAGGTGCGTCTGGTGCGCGACGGTATCGTTATTCACGAGGGCGTGCTGGCCTCCCTGCAGCGGTTTAAGGACCAGGTGAAGGAGGTCGCCTCCGGCTACGAGTGCGGCATGACCATTGAGAAGTTCAATGATATTAAGGAAGGCGACATTATCGAGGCCTTTACTATGGAGGAAATTCCGCAGTAA
- the rnpM gene encoding RNase P modulator RnpM codes for MQKQRKIPQRQCVGCRTMKDKKALVRIVKTPEGEICVDATGKKSGRGAYICPNAECLQKARKSRALERAFEAAIGPDIYEALQAQIEG; via the coding sequence ATGCAGAAGCAGCGGAAAATTCCCCAGCGGCAGTGTGTGGGGTGCCGCACCATGAAGGATAAAAAGGCGCTGGTGCGCATCGTGAAAACCCCGGAGGGGGAGATTTGCGTGGACGCTACCGGCAAGAAGTCCGGCCGGGGGGCGTACATTTGCCCCAATGCCGAGTGCCTGCAAAAGGCCCGGAAGTCCCGGGCCCTGGAGCGGGCCTTTGAGGCGGCCATCGGCCCGGATATTTATGAGGCGCTGCAGGCGCAGATCGAGGGCTGA
- a CDS encoding DHH family phosphoesterase has protein sequence MTIQETAALLQTMDRVLLLTHVRPDGDTIGSAAALCRALRDLGKTAYLLPNPGITETYACYAAPYWAEEGFEPDFVVSVDIAALGLLPENAKKYASRIDLAIDHHPSNEGFAKESCVLAEMAACGEIIYEIVGLLTPMTAEIALPLYVAVSTDTGCFVYANTTAHTHQVAAALIDTGIAVAGVNKALFRTKSRTRLAMEAWMAEWAEYYDNDRVVIMQIPLSLCLDYKATEADVEELSSLAALVAGTDCGVTLRELEPGKVKISLRTGPRVNATEVCALLGGGGHAAAAGATLSGTLKEAKQAVLQAIDMVVGE, from the coding sequence ATGACCATTCAGGAGACCGCAGCTCTGCTGCAAACCATGGACCGGGTGCTGCTGCTGACCCATGTGCGCCCGGACGGGGACACCATCGGCTCCGCCGCCGCCCTGTGCCGAGCCCTGCGGGATCTGGGCAAGACCGCCTATCTGCTGCCGAATCCGGGCATCACGGAGACCTATGCGTGCTATGCCGCACCCTACTGGGCGGAGGAGGGCTTCGAGCCGGATTTCGTGGTGTCGGTGGATATTGCGGCCCTGGGGCTGCTGCCGGAGAACGCCAAGAAATACGCCTCGCGCATTGACCTAGCCATCGACCATCATCCCTCCAACGAGGGCTTTGCCAAGGAGAGCTGCGTGCTGGCGGAAATGGCGGCCTGCGGGGAGATTATTTATGAGATCGTGGGCCTTTTGACGCCCATGACGGCGGAGATCGCTTTGCCGCTGTATGTGGCCGTTTCCACGGATACCGGATGCTTCGTATACGCCAACACCACGGCCCACACCCATCAGGTGGCGGCGGCCCTGATAGACACGGGTATTGCCGTGGCTGGGGTGAACAAGGCGCTGTTTCGCACCAAGAGCCGCACCCGTCTGGCCATGGAGGCCTGGATGGCGGAGTGGGCGGAATACTACGACAACGACCGGGTGGTGATTATGCAGATCCCCCTGTCCCTGTGCCTGGACTATAAGGCAACCGAGGCGGATGTGGAGGAGCTGTCCAGCCTGGCGGCTCTGGTGGCGGGTACCGACTGCGGCGTGACGCTCCGGGAGCTGGAGCCGGGGAAGGTGAAGATCTCCCTGCGCACCGGGCCTCGGGTCAACGCAACGGAAGTGTGCGCCCTGCTGGGCGGCGGCGGACACGCGGCGGCGGCGGGGGCTACCCTCAGCGGCACCCTCAAAGAGGCTAAACAGGCTGTTTTGCAAGCCATCGACATGGTGGTGGGCGAATAA
- a CDS encoding HPr family phosphocarrier protein: MYTQEVTVNNEVGLHARPATYFIQKANEFKCGIWVEKDERRVNAKSLLGVLSLGIVGGTTITLIADGSDEKEAVEALTELINGNFGE; encoded by the coding sequence ATGTATACACAGGAAGTCACCGTGAACAATGAGGTGGGCCTGCACGCCAGACCTGCTACTTATTTCATTCAGAAGGCCAATGAGTTCAAGTGCGGCATCTGGGTGGAAAAGGACGAGCGCCGCGTAAACGCCAAGAGCCTGCTGGGCGTTCTGAGCCTGGGCATCGTGGGCGGCACCACCATCACCCTCATTGCCGACGGCTCCGATGAAAAAGAGGCTGTGGAGGCCCTGACGGAGCTGATTAACGGCAACTTCGGCGAATAA
- the ribF gene encoding riboflavin biosynthesis protein RibF, whose protein sequence is MNQTVIALGFFDGVHRGHGALLEKTVQRARELGAEPVVFTFDRPPKEVVTGKPVLLINSPEDRRGLVKRLYGIERIILAPFDREMMTLPWDAFVEQKLVRDMHAVHLVAGHDHRFGHKNQGTPQLLQEKCRELGLGCDIIPKVEVDGITVSSTYIRELVESGDVETAARFLGHRHCMTQTVGHGQRLGRTIGIPTVNLTVPEHVLTPKFGVYVSRVYLPDGRSCAGVTNVGTRPTVSRGEAVSVETFLLDFDGDLYGQDIRLEFCKRLRGEVKFDSLEALREEIQKNIRQTRAYFEENGVE, encoded by the coding sequence TTGAACCAGACAGTCATTGCCCTGGGCTTTTTTGACGGGGTGCATCGGGGCCACGGGGCCCTGCTGGAAAAGACCGTGCAGCGGGCCCGGGAGCTGGGCGCAGAGCCGGTGGTATTTACCTTTGACCGCCCGCCTAAGGAGGTGGTCACGGGAAAGCCTGTGCTGCTCATTAACTCGCCGGAGGACCGGCGGGGGTTGGTGAAGCGCCTGTACGGCATAGAGCGGATCATTCTGGCGCCCTTTGACCGAGAGATGATGACCTTGCCCTGGGACGCCTTTGTGGAGCAGAAGCTGGTGCGGGATATGCACGCCGTGCATCTGGTGGCCGGACACGACCACCGCTTCGGACACAAAAACCAGGGGACGCCCCAGCTTTTGCAGGAGAAGTGCCGGGAGCTGGGCCTGGGGTGCGACATTATCCCCAAGGTGGAGGTGGACGGCATCACCGTCAGCTCCACCTACATCCGCGAATTGGTGGAGAGCGGCGATGTGGAGACGGCGGCGCGGTTTTTGGGACACCGCCACTGCATGACCCAGACCGTGGGCCACGGCCAGCGGCTGGGCCGGACCATCGGCATTCCCACGGTGAACCTTACAGTGCCGGAGCATGTGCTGACGCCGAAATTCGGCGTGTATGTGAGCCGGGTGTATCTGCCGGACGGGCGGAGCTGCGCCGGGGTGACCAATGTGGGCACCCGGCCCACCGTGAGCCGGGGGGAGGCGGTGTCCGTGGAGACATTTCTGCTGGACTTTGACGGGGATCTCTATGGGCAGGACATTCGGCTGGAATTCTGCAAGCGGCTGCGGGGCGAGGTGAAATTTGACTCCCTGGAGGCTTTGCGGGAGGAGATACAGAAAAATATCCGCCAGACACGGGCGTATTTTGAGGAAAACGGCGTGGAGTGA
- the nusA gene encoding transcription termination factor NusA produces MKCDEIFAALALLEKERGIPQDFMMEKIVQALVTAYKRDHEDVENVVVDVNEEKRDLKMFVEKTVVEEVENPAAEISAEEAKAISAKYHVGDTVRFPVKNVDFGRIAAGNGKQVIIQGLREAEHGMIYDEYNSKQHEILTGTVVRVDPRTGNATVRLGTGADASDAVLLLGEQVSGEEYYEGQKLKVYLVEVRRGTRGPQMLISRTHPGLVKRLFELEVPEIFDGTVEIRSIAREAGSRTKMAVWSSDENVDPIGACVGPRGQRVNAIVEELHGEKIDIVPFSEDPAEFVAAALAPADVISVTMSEDGKACRAIVPDDQLSLAIGKEGQNARLAARLTGCKIDIKPASYHEEEAAE; encoded by the coding sequence ATGAAATGTGACGAGATCTTTGCCGCGCTGGCGCTGCTGGAGAAGGAGCGGGGCATCCCCCAGGACTTTATGATGGAAAAAATCGTGCAGGCCCTTGTTACCGCCTACAAGCGTGACCACGAGGATGTGGAAAATGTGGTGGTGGATGTGAACGAGGAAAAGCGCGACCTGAAGATGTTCGTGGAAAAGACCGTGGTGGAGGAGGTGGAGAACCCCGCCGCCGAGATCTCCGCCGAGGAGGCCAAGGCTATCTCCGCCAAGTACCATGTGGGCGACACCGTGCGCTTCCCGGTGAAGAATGTGGACTTCGGACGCATCGCCGCCGGAAACGGCAAGCAGGTGATCATCCAGGGCCTGCGGGAGGCCGAGCATGGCATGATCTATGACGAGTACAACTCCAAGCAGCATGAGATCCTCACCGGCACCGTGGTGCGGGTGGACCCCCGGACCGGCAATGCCACCGTCCGCCTGGGCACCGGCGCAGACGCCTCTGATGCGGTGCTGCTGCTGGGCGAGCAGGTCAGCGGCGAGGAGTACTACGAGGGCCAGAAGCTGAAGGTGTATCTGGTGGAGGTCCGCCGGGGCACCCGGGGGCCCCAGATGCTCATTTCCCGGACCCATCCGGGGCTGGTGAAGCGGCTGTTTGAGCTGGAGGTGCCGGAGATTTTCGACGGTACGGTGGAAATTCGCTCCATCGCCCGGGAGGCGGGCAGCCGCACGAAGATGGCGGTGTGGTCCTCCGATGAGAATGTGGACCCCATCGGCGCCTGCGTGGGCCCCCGGGGTCAGCGGGTGAACGCCATTGTGGAGGAGCTCCACGGGGAGAAGATCGACATTGTGCCCTTTAGCGAGGATCCGGCGGAGTTTGTGGCCGCCGCCTTGGCTCCGGCGGATGTCATCAGCGTGACCATGTCGGAGGACGGCAAGGCCTGCCGGGCCATTGTTCCCGACGACCAGCTGAGTCTGGCCATCGGCAAGGAGGGGCAGAACGCCCGTCTGGCCGCCCGGCTCACCGGCTGCAAGATCGACATTAAGCCCGCTTCTTATCACGAGGAGGAAGCGGCGGAGTAA
- a CDS encoding endonuclease MutS2: MNTLFEKSIRTLELPVVLEMLASLAVSDAAKEKCRGLSPVCQLEEAVRLQEETQSARERLGLYGSPSFSGVKDVSRALNRADHGGVLNTRELLDVADLLTASRRVAEYDRDRQGEKTVLDHLFSALHTNKFLEDKIRGAILDEETIADSASPELADIRRKMRLAASKGRQILQRIISSPSYAKVLQEALITQRDGRFVVPVKAECKGSIPGLVHDISSSGATLFVEPMGVVQANNELKELQAREEKEIDRILRILSGECAAQMMNILYDYDILVHLDVIFARGQLSYRMNAAKPILARRGGIVLRRARHPLLDQAKAVPISLELGNSYDTLVITGPNTGGKTVTLKTIGLLTLMAQCGLQIPADDGCRLRVFDRVLADVGDEQSIEQSLSTFSAHMSNTVEILRQADENSLLLFDELGAGTDPVEGAALAIAIIQNGRSKGSLIAATTHYAEMKTFAMTTAGVENASCEFDVATLRPTYRLLIGIPGKSNAFAISRRLGLDEEVIAAAKAQMDSESIRFEDVLTQLEEKRQRLEKAQAEADRLWQQSQEDARKARTFREQMEKAKENARSKGENEARRIVRQAQQQVDEIFAELDELRRKMQQQADFQAINDAKVSARKHMNAAQEALHLREETPEPETPSRPIAAGDRVELPGVHTAATVVQVNGDGSLVLQAGKMKMTAKPGQVRLIEGQPQAKKQAAVPKAGTAPTLHLERRASSELDIRGYETLEAESVVENYLDAAVMAKLETVTIIHGKGTGALRKAVHEILKRSKAVKSFRLGRYGEGEAGVTVVELK; this comes from the coding sequence ATGAATACATTATTTGAAAAATCCATACGGACGCTGGAGCTGCCGGTGGTTTTGGAGATGCTGGCTTCCCTGGCGGTGAGTGACGCGGCCAAGGAGAAGTGCCGGGGACTTTCGCCGGTGTGCCAGCTGGAGGAGGCTGTGCGGCTTCAGGAGGAGACCCAGAGCGCCCGGGAACGGCTGGGGCTTTACGGCAGTCCCAGCTTTTCGGGGGTGAAGGATGTGTCCCGGGCACTGAACCGGGCTGACCACGGCGGGGTGCTGAACACAAGGGAGCTTTTGGATGTGGCAGACCTGCTGACGGCCTCCCGCCGGGTTGCGGAATACGACCGGGACCGGCAGGGAGAGAAAACCGTGCTGGACCACCTGTTCTCCGCCCTGCACACCAACAAATTTTTAGAGGACAAAATTCGCGGGGCGATTCTGGACGAGGAGACCATTGCCGACTCCGCCAGTCCGGAGCTTGCCGACATTCGCCGCAAGATGCGCCTGGCGGCCAGCAAGGGCCGGCAGATTTTGCAGCGTATCATTTCCTCTCCCTCCTATGCCAAGGTTTTGCAGGAGGCCCTCATTACCCAGCGGGACGGGCGGTTTGTGGTGCCGGTGAAGGCCGAGTGCAAGGGGAGCATCCCGGGACTGGTCCATGACATCTCCTCCTCCGGGGCTACGCTGTTTGTGGAGCCTATGGGCGTGGTGCAGGCCAACAACGAGCTGAAGGAGCTGCAGGCCCGGGAGGAGAAGGAGATCGACCGCATTTTGCGCATCCTCTCCGGGGAGTGCGCGGCCCAGATGATGAACATTCTCTACGACTACGACATCCTGGTGCATCTGGATGTGATCTTTGCAAGGGGACAGCTGAGCTACCGGATGAACGCAGCCAAGCCTATTTTGGCCCGGAGGGGCGGCATCGTGCTGCGCCGGGCAAGGCATCCGCTGCTGGACCAGGCCAAGGCGGTGCCTATCTCCCTGGAGCTGGGCAATTCCTATGATACCCTGGTTATTACGGGCCCCAACACCGGCGGCAAAACCGTGACGCTGAAAACCATCGGGCTGCTGACACTGATGGCCCAGTGCGGGCTGCAGATCCCCGCCGACGACGGGTGCAGGCTGCGGGTCTTTGACCGGGTGCTGGCGGATGTGGGGGATGAGCAGAGCATTGAGCAGAGCCTGTCCACCTTCTCGGCGCATATGTCCAACACCGTGGAAATTCTGCGTCAGGCGGACGAGAACAGCCTCCTGCTCTTTGACGAGCTGGGGGCGGGCACCGACCCGGTGGAGGGGGCGGCCTTGGCCATTGCCATCATTCAAAACGGGCGCAGCAAGGGGTCACTCATCGCCGCCACCACCCATTACGCGGAGATGAAAACCTTTGCCATGACCACGGCGGGGGTGGAAAATGCCAGCTGCGAGTTCGATGTGGCCACCCTGCGGCCTACCTACCGGCTGCTCATCGGCATTCCCGGCAAGTCCAACGCCTTTGCTATTTCCCGGCGACTGGGCCTGGACGAGGAGGTTATTGCCGCCGCCAAGGCCCAGATGGACAGCGAATCCATCCGCTTTGAGGATGTGCTGACCCAGCTGGAGGAGAAGCGGCAGCGGCTGGAAAAGGCCCAGGCTGAGGCGGACCGGCTGTGGCAGCAGAGCCAGGAGGATGCCCGGAAGGCCCGGACCTTCCGGGAGCAGATGGAAAAGGCCAAGGAGAACGCCCGGAGCAAGGGCGAAAACGAGGCGCGCCGCATTGTGCGGCAGGCCCAGCAGCAGGTGGACGAGATATTCGCGGAGCTGGACGAGCTGCGCAGGAAAATGCAGCAGCAGGCGGATTTCCAGGCTATCAACGACGCAAAGGTGTCGGCCAGGAAGCACATGAACGCCGCCCAGGAGGCCCTGCATCTGCGGGAGGAGACCCCGGAGCCGGAGACCCCGTCCCGGCCCATTGCGGCCGGAGACCGGGTGGAGCTGCCCGGTGTGCACACCGCCGCCACGGTGGTGCAGGTGAACGGCGACGGGAGCCTGGTGCTGCAGGCGGGCAAGATGAAAATGACCGCTAAGCCCGGGCAGGTACGGCTGATTGAGGGTCAGCCCCAGGCGAAAAAGCAGGCGGCGGTGCCCAAGGCGGGGACCGCACCCACCCTGCACCTGGAGCGGCGGGCCTCCTCGGAGCTGGACATAAGGGGCTACGAGACCCTGGAGGCCGAGAGCGTGGTGGAAAACTACCTGGACGCCGCAGTGATGGCGAAGCTGGAGACGGTGACCATTATCCACGGCAAGGGCACCGGGGCCCTGCGCAAGGCGGTGCATGAAATACTCAAGCGCAGCAAGGCGGTCAAGAGCTTCCGCCTGGGCCGCTACGGTGAGGGCGAGGCCGGCGTGACGGTGGTGGAGCTGAAGTGA
- a CDS encoding ribosome maturation factor RimP, whose protein sequence is MKKVTEIVAELAAPVVEEFGCRLWDTEYVREAGQWYLRLYLDKDGGVDILDCENVSRKVSDLLDAADPIEGSYIFEVSSAGAERQLKRPGDFEEFMGSPVLLKTYQNRDGRKEFAGVLKGYEGGAVVLEMGTKELRFEKNEVAMVRLRVVF, encoded by the coding sequence ATGAAAAAAGTGACCGAGATCGTGGCGGAGCTGGCTGCGCCCGTGGTGGAGGAGTTCGGATGCCGGCTTTGGGACACGGAGTATGTGCGGGAGGCCGGGCAGTGGTATCTGCGGCTGTACCTGGATAAGGACGGCGGCGTGGACATCCTGGACTGCGAAAATGTCAGCCGGAAGGTCAGCGACCTGCTGGATGCGGCGGACCCCATCGAGGGCAGCTACATCTTTGAGGTTTCCTCCGCCGGGGCCGAGCGGCAGCTGAAGCGGCCCGGAGACTTTGAGGAGTTTATGGGCAGTCCCGTGCTGCTGAAAACCTATCAAAACCGCGACGGACGCAAGGAGTTCGCCGGGGTGCTGAAGGGGTATGAAGGCGGCGCGGTGGTGCTGGAAATGGGCACGAAGGAGCTGCGGTTTGAGAAAAACGAGGTCGCTATGGTGCGGCTGCGGGTCGTATTCTGA
- the truB gene encoding tRNA pseudouridine(55) synthase TruB: MANGIIIIDKPAGWTSMDVCAKLRGILKTKKIGHAGTLDPMATGVLPVFVGRATRAVSFAEGGEKEYVAGLRLGLVTNTQDTEGETLTQSPVAVRREELEAVLPRFTGEISQIPPMFSAIKINGQKLYDLARQGKEVERKARAVTIFALEVVEQVSETDYILRIRCSKGTYVRTLCHDIGQALGCGGCMFSLRRTMAAGFTLDESVTLEQMQEGGEALLRPTDSLFRDRPDYRLKTEKQEERCRNGNPFFIRENLPEGEYRIYGREGEFLCLSRLQGDTMTSLKNFFGA, encoded by the coding sequence ATGGCAAATGGTATCATCATTATTGACAAGCCTGCCGGGTGGACATCGATGGATGTGTGCGCGAAGCTGCGGGGGATCTTGAAAACAAAAAAAATCGGCCACGCCGGGACCCTGGACCCTATGGCCACCGGGGTGCTGCCGGTGTTTGTGGGCCGGGCCACCCGGGCCGTCAGCTTCGCTGAGGGCGGGGAGAAGGAATATGTGGCCGGGCTGCGCCTGGGACTCGTCACCAACACCCAGGACACGGAGGGTGAGACCCTGACCCAATCTCCCGTTGCGGTGAGGAGGGAAGAGCTGGAGGCGGTGCTGCCCCGGTTTACCGGGGAAATCAGCCAAATCCCGCCGATGTTTTCCGCCATTAAAATAAACGGGCAGAAGCTCTATGATTTGGCAAGGCAAGGCAAGGAGGTGGAGCGCAAGGCCCGGGCGGTGACGATTTTTGCCCTGGAGGTGGTGGAGCAGGTGTCCGAAACGGACTATATTCTGCGTATTCGCTGCTCTAAGGGGACTTATGTGCGGACCTTGTGCCACGACATCGGACAGGCTCTGGGCTGCGGGGGATGTATGTTCTCCCTGCGGCGTACCATGGCCGCCGGATTCACATTGGATGAGAGCGTGACCCTGGAGCAGATGCAGGAGGGCGGCGAAGCGCTGCTGCGGCCTACGGACAGCCTGTTTCGGGACCGGCCTGATTATCGGCTGAAAACAGAGAAGCAGGAGGAGCGGTGCCGCAACGGTAATCCCTTTTTCATTCGGGAAAATTTGCCGGAGGGCGAATACCGCATTTACGGCCGGGAGGGGGAGTTCCTCTGCCTGAGCCGCTTACAGGGGGACACCATGACCTCCCTGAAAAACTTTTTCGGAGCGTGA
- a CDS encoding L7Ae/L30e/S12e/Gadd45 family ribosomal protein: MEKILSMIGLAHKAGRVEIGEEPVGSAARAKKARIILVAGDAAASSVRRAMSFANTGSCLCLVIPASKEELGRALGRTSCAMAAITDMGFADAIAKKLAALDPQRFGSAAERMAVKAQRARERKLEQLAHEKNVRMGKKRPPKPPEKAAPPEKEERREREKKPSRPGKRERSAAARSRQKSQARARFEGSRPVKKGKGSERK, from the coding sequence ATGGAGAAGATTTTATCTATGATCGGCCTGGCCCACAAGGCGGGCCGGGTGGAGATCGGCGAGGAGCCGGTGGGCTCTGCGGCCCGGGCCAAAAAGGCGCGGATCATCCTGGTGGCCGGAGACGCGGCGGCCAGCTCCGTGCGCCGGGCCATGAGCTTTGCCAATACCGGGAGCTGCCTGTGCCTGGTGATTCCGGCCTCTAAGGAGGAGCTGGGAAGGGCCTTGGGGCGCACAAGCTGCGCTATGGCAGCCATTACGGACATGGGCTTTGCCGACGCCATTGCGAAAAAGCTGGCGGCGCTGGACCCGCAGCGCTTTGGAAGCGCCGCCGAGCGTATGGCTGTGAAGGCCCAGCGGGCCCGGGAGCGGAAGCTGGAGCAGCTGGCCCACGAGAAAAATGTGCGCATGGGAAAAAAGCGTCCGCCGAAGCCCCCGGAAAAGGCCGCGCCGCCGGAGAAAGAGGAGCGGCGTGAGCGGGAGAAGAAGCCGTCCCGGCCAGGCAAGAGGGAGCGCAGCGCGGCGGCCAGGAGCCGTCAGAAATCCCAGGCGCGGGCCCGGTTTGAGGGAAGTCGCCCGGTGAAAAAGGGCAAGGGCTCCGAACGCAAGTAA
- the rbfA gene encoding 30S ribosome-binding factor RbfA, whose translation MASNRIGRINEEIRKELSALLRTVKDPRVAEAMLTITHVDTTPDLRQCRVYVSALNCKDEKELMRGLKSAAGFLRRELGSRVDLRYTPELQFIADDSIAYGAHILDMLNHVKPANPENENIVLPEDIK comes from the coding sequence ATGGCATCCAATCGTATCGGACGCATTAACGAGGAAATTCGCAAGGAGCTTTCGGCGCTGCTGCGGACGGTGAAGGATCCCCGGGTGGCGGAGGCTATGCTCACCATCACCCATGTGGACACCACCCCCGACCTGCGCCAGTGCCGGGTCTATGTCAGCGCCCTGAACTGCAAGGACGAAAAGGAGCTGATGCGCGGGCTTAAATCCGCGGCGGGCTTCCTGCGCCGGGAGCTGGGCAGCCGGGTGGACCTGCGCTACACCCCGGAGCTGCAGTTCATCGCCGACGACTCCATTGCTTACGGGGCCCATATTCTGGATATGCTGAACCATGTGAAGCCCGCTAACCCCGAAAATGAGAACATCGTGCTGCCGGAGGATATAAAATGA